The Sulfurospirillum halorespirans DSM 13726 genome has a window encoding:
- a CDS encoding NADH:flavin oxidoreductase/NADH oxidase — translation MSLLLSPYEENGLSLKNRVVMPPMCMYKAESDGEVTPFHLVHYTTRAIGGVGLIIVEATAVEARGRISETDLGLWDDAQVPGHQQLVQLCHEYGAKMGIQLAHAGRKSICASSSPVAPSAIAFSATNGYKLPHELSLEELETVKKHFVQAALRATYAGYEFLELHAAHGYLLCEFLSPLSNQRTDKYGGSLENRCAFVLEVAQAILDATKEVPLFVRISADEWMEKGWNVEESIYLSKQLQSIGVAMIHVSAGGNNEAQKMPPLVPLYQAAYAKVIRESVEIPTIAVGLITTAEEGEKLLNGGFCDLVAYGRELLRNPNFVFFTAKDEGKKALIEPSYLRAF, via the coding sequence ATGAGCCTACTGTTAAGCCCTTACGAAGAGAACGGACTGTCCCTTAAAAACCGCGTGGTGATGCCACCGATGTGCATGTATAAAGCCGAGAGTGATGGCGAAGTGACTCCCTTTCACCTTGTGCATTACACGACGCGTGCAATCGGAGGTGTGGGGTTGATCATCGTTGAAGCCACGGCGGTTGAAGCGCGTGGTCGCATCAGCGAAACCGATCTGGGTCTTTGGGATGACGCGCAAGTGCCAGGGCATCAACAGTTGGTTCAGTTGTGCCATGAATACGGTGCCAAAATGGGCATACAACTCGCGCATGCAGGACGCAAAAGTATCTGCGCTTCTTCCTCGCCTGTCGCACCTAGTGCGATTGCATTTAGTGCAACAAACGGGTACAAACTCCCGCATGAGCTCAGCCTTGAAGAGTTAGAAACTGTCAAAAAACACTTTGTGCAAGCCGCCCTTCGCGCGACGTATGCAGGGTATGAGTTCCTTGAATTGCACGCCGCACACGGTTATCTGTTGTGCGAATTTTTATCGCCTCTTTCGAACCAACGCACCGATAAGTACGGTGGCAGTTTGGAAAACCGTTGTGCATTTGTCCTCGAAGTGGCGCAAGCGATCTTAGATGCGACCAAAGAGGTGCCTCTGTTTGTGCGCATCAGTGCCGATGAATGGATGGAAAAGGGTTGGAATGTTGAAGAGAGTATTTACCTCTCCAAACAGCTTCAAAGCATTGGTGTTGCGATGATTCACGTCTCAGCAGGTGGTAACAATGAAGCGCAAAAGATGCCTCCCCTTGTTCCCCTTTACCAAGCCGCTTACGCCAAAGTGATTCGTGAAAGTGTTGAGATTCCAACGATTGCCGTCGGACTCATTACCACTGCCGAAGAAGGCGAAAAGCTTTTAAACGGCGGTTTTTGCGATTTGGTTGCTTACGGAAGAGAGCTGTTGCGCAACCCCAATTTTGTCTTTTTCACAGCCAAAGATGAGGGGAAAAAAGCATTGATCGAGCCTTCGTATTTGAGAGCCTTTTAA
- a CDS encoding efflux transporter outer membrane subunit, translated as MTRSITLLSFVTILFLGGCSLKPELNVPQMEQPKSAQEALHVNKEWWKQFNDAKLNALVDEALLGSDDLKLSALKVLKARQTYGLNTANELPTLNANASNTRQKTSDEAYSTKNKGAEYSDFAMSGTLSYEIDFWGRLSNQSESSWSLYLATQAARETVRNTLIHDVISAYFNLASLQARMRVLEQTAQAYKESYEFRSKQQKAGTISDLLANQALAQYNNAKASQNSLMESFALQKSALAILVGKSPQALFEELKTDATLPSALAIPQGVPSSLMENRPDIKESLENLKSKNALIGVEKAAYFPTISLTGSYGQQSDDLGNILKSSANRWSLGPSLSVPIFDFGRIKQRVSISETDLQSSLVSYEQTVKKAYKEVHDALAKENLAQSRLVFQQEELKAYQKVLDLSTKRFNQGVANQLEVLDAQKGVLSSSLSVIATKQALLTDQAELFKALGGGWNEAELLHVN; from the coding sequence ATGACTCGTAGCATTACCCTTTTATCCTTTGTTACCATCCTTTTTTTGGGTGGATGTTCGCTCAAACCTGAGCTTAATGTTCCTCAAATGGAGCAACCCAAAAGCGCCCAAGAAGCGTTACATGTAAACAAAGAGTGGTGGAAGCAGTTTAACGACGCCAAGCTCAATGCCCTCGTGGATGAAGCACTTCTTGGCAGTGACGATCTCAAGCTTTCAGCGCTCAAAGTGCTTAAAGCACGCCAAACGTATGGACTGAACACGGCTAACGAGCTCCCAACGCTCAATGCTAACGCCAGTAACACGCGTCAAAAAACCAGCGATGAAGCCTACTCAACGAAAAACAAGGGAGCGGAGTATTCCGATTTTGCTATGAGTGGTACGCTCTCCTATGAGATCGACTTTTGGGGACGACTTTCTAATCAGAGTGAATCCAGCTGGTCGCTGTACTTAGCCACACAGGCCGCACGTGAAACGGTTCGCAATACCCTCATTCACGATGTGATCAGCGCTTACTTTAACCTAGCCTCCCTGCAAGCGCGCATGCGTGTGCTCGAGCAAACCGCTCAAGCCTATAAAGAGAGTTATGAATTTCGCTCCAAACAGCAAAAAGCAGGCACGATCAGCGATCTCTTAGCCAACCAAGCCCTCGCGCAGTACAACAATGCCAAAGCCTCTCAAAACAGCTTGATGGAGAGTTTTGCGCTTCAAAAAAGTGCCTTAGCCATTTTGGTCGGTAAAAGTCCGCAAGCACTTTTTGAAGAGTTAAAAACAGATGCGACCCTGCCAAGCGCACTTGCGATTCCCCAAGGCGTGCCTTCCAGTTTGATGGAAAATCGCCCCGATATTAAAGAGTCTTTAGAGAATCTCAAAAGCAAAAATGCACTCATTGGGGTTGAAAAAGCCGCTTATTTCCCGACAATTAGTCTGACAGGCAGTTACGGTCAACAAAGCGATGACCTGGGCAATATCCTCAAATCCAGTGCGAATCGTTGGAGTTTGGGACCCAGCCTCAGTGTGCCCATTTTTGATTTTGGGCGCATCAAACAGCGTGTTTCCATCTCCGAAACCGATTTGCAATCGTCTTTAGTAAGCTATGAGCAAACCGTGAAGAAAGCGTACAAAGAGGTGCATGACGCCCTTGCAAAAGAGAATCTAGCCCAAAGCCGCCTTGTCTTTCAACAAGAAGAACTCAAAGCCTACCAAAAAGTGTTAGACCTCTCGACCAAACGTTTCAATCAAGGCGTTGCGAACCAGCTTGAAGTCCTAGACGCACAAAAAGGGGTGCTCAGTAGTTCTTTGAGTGTCATCGCCACCAAGCAAGCCCTTTTGACCGACCAAGCCGAACTCTTTAAAGCCCTCGGTGGCGGTTGGAATGAAGCTGAACTTTTACATGTAAACTAA
- a CDS encoding efflux RND transporter periplasmic adaptor subunit, whose amino-acid sequence MFLLNKKIFLLVTCLALGTQSYAEEAKKQPSPATTNAPAPAVDVYKIAAAKEEALSLQYPGKTISSQSVTIKARANGILMKKFFNEGDFVKEGDVLYKIEPDSYEAALNLAKANVNSLDVQLQKASKDWDRIRTLFESGASSEQEKDSAYWTYEGAKASLASAKASLQTASINLDRTTIKATMSGMTGLKQVDVGALVTDGTALVDITQITPLHVEFSIPDIDVMKQKYNIKNGKWSNPTEGKLKASLQIGDAKFKEMGMVDFLDSSLNAKTGSLKARATFKNEGKELLPNQFVKVNLVGLTRNNVIKVPQKAVLQNPLGTVVFVVEEGKAVVKPVKMGEASENDYVIESGLKAGDVVIVNNFFRIKAGAPVKVDKVINEEAK is encoded by the coding sequence ATGTTTTTACTCAATAAGAAGATCTTTCTTTTGGTCACGTGCCTTGCTCTTGGCACTCAAAGTTATGCGGAAGAGGCAAAAAAACAGCCTTCCCCTGCAACCACCAACGCCCCAGCCCCTGCTGTGGATGTCTACAAAATCGCTGCCGCAAAAGAAGAGGCTTTAAGCCTGCAATACCCTGGTAAAACAATCAGTTCGCAAAGCGTCACGATTAAAGCACGTGCCAATGGTATTTTGATGAAGAAATTCTTCAATGAAGGTGATTTTGTCAAAGAGGGCGATGTGCTTTATAAAATCGAGCCAGATAGCTATGAAGCAGCGCTCAATCTTGCCAAAGCCAACGTGAATTCTCTGGATGTTCAACTGCAAAAAGCGTCCAAAGATTGGGATCGTATTCGTACCCTTTTTGAATCAGGCGCTTCGAGTGAGCAAGAAAAAGACAGTGCGTATTGGACCTATGAAGGGGCCAAAGCGAGTCTTGCGAGTGCTAAAGCATCTTTGCAAACGGCAAGCATTAATTTAGATCGTACCACGATTAAAGCCACAATGAGCGGTATGACAGGACTGAAGCAAGTCGATGTAGGAGCCCTTGTTACCGATGGTACGGCATTAGTCGACATCACGCAAATCACTCCTTTACATGTAGAGTTTTCGATTCCTGATATTGATGTGATGAAGCAAAAATACAACATCAAAAATGGCAAATGGTCAAACCCAACAGAGGGTAAACTCAAAGCTTCTTTACAGATTGGCGATGCGAAATTTAAAGAGATGGGTATGGTTGACTTTTTAGACAGCTCACTCAATGCCAAAACAGGCTCACTCAAAGCGCGTGCGACCTTTAAAAACGAAGGCAAAGAGCTACTTCCCAACCAATTTGTTAAGGTCAATTTGGTGGGTTTAACCCGTAACAACGTCATAAAAGTACCACAAAAAGCGGTACTTCAAAACCCTCTTGGCACCGTTGTCTTTGTCGTTGAAGAGGGCAAAGCGGTCGTTAAACCTGTGAAAATGGGCGAAGCGAGTGAGAATGACTATGTGATTGAAAGTGGTCTTAAAGCTGGCGATGTGGTCATCGTCAACAACTTCTTTAGAATCAAAGCAGGAGCACCTGTGAAGGTGGATAAAGTGATCAACGAAGAGGCAAAATAA
- a CDS encoding PAS domain-containing protein, with protein MQTVGDEILLDETSLLVSETDAKGTIVYADETFVKFSEYSLEELIGKPHNMIRHPDMPKATFKELWESLKKGNVWQGFVKNRTKSGKFYWVYATIFPFGKDHYLSVRKMASKDEVEKYTQLYATMRASERQK; from the coding sequence ATGCAAACCGTAGGTGATGAGATTTTGTTAGATGAAACCTCTTTGTTGGTCTCCGAAACAGATGCAAAGGGAACTATTGTTTATGCGGATGAAACCTTTGTCAAATTTTCTGAGTATAGCTTGGAAGAGCTCATTGGAAAACCCCACAATATGATTCGCCATCCCGATATGCCCAAAGCGACATTTAAAGAGCTTTGGGAGAGCCTTAAAAAAGGCAATGTTTGGCAAGGATTTGTTAAAAACCGTACCAAAAGCGGTAAATTTTACTGGGTTTACGCCACCATCTTTCCTTTTGGCAAAGACCATTATCTCTCTGTGCGAAAAATGGCAAGCAAAGATGAGGTCGAAAAATACACCCAACTGTACGCCACTATGCGTGCAAGTGAGAGGCAAAAATGA
- a CDS encoding cache domain-containing protein, with protein sequence MRQLSIQFKVTLLLMISLVLTAVISTVVVVVLMQKEADERLDGIRAIMAREKVEALSDKVKIAHHVVNSFYEALQKEPEKEAPDVLKAYQEKAKMAVKQLRFGEDGYFWINDFAPKMVMHPIKPALDGSDLSRSKDPAGKFLFNEMVDVASKQGKGVVNYQWEKPGFNTPQAKISFVEAFKPWGWIIGTGVYADDIDALVEKEKQKLDEALLEMVVRNSLILLVVVIFFSLFSRYLSQKLIGRRMADLKRYVEDFGLYVTNKKNVIDFQLEDASMDEIGSTIRVIDKTFKDFEKLRLDDVRVVGEVLIICSKMSKGYMENKTSYVSSNFLTNRLSYEIDGMIAKVNEVMDATLVSLKNFQKGDFSQPISIQTHGELQELVEGVNALGSALSSMISENAEQSAKIHENAKHLADSVATIKNEPLSDLNRIVKKTTMSMQEMGSIQQHLADTLSTLTHNAKEANDILNMIGDIADQTNLLALNAAIEAARAGDHGRGFAVVADNIRELADKTSHSLTQIQATIGVIVGGIVDSSAKMSHNAKEMNSLTKDVEEIEEKTGDILNIMSKLG encoded by the coding sequence ATGAGACAGTTAAGCATTCAATTTAAAGTAACCTTGTTGCTGATGATCTCATTGGTACTCACCGCGGTGATCTCGACAGTGGTCGTGGTCGTTTTGATGCAAAAAGAGGCGGATGAACGCTTGGATGGGATTCGAGCGATCATGGCACGTGAAAAAGTAGAAGCGCTCTCTGATAAGGTCAAAATTGCGCATCATGTGGTCAATTCATTTTACGAGGCACTGCAAAAAGAGCCTGAAAAAGAAGCACCTGATGTGCTCAAAGCGTATCAAGAAAAAGCCAAAATGGCGGTCAAACAGCTTCGCTTTGGCGAAGATGGCTACTTTTGGATTAACGATTTTGCTCCTAAGATGGTCATGCACCCGATTAAACCAGCTTTAGATGGTTCGGATTTGAGCCGATCAAAAGATCCTGCGGGTAAATTTTTATTTAACGAAATGGTGGACGTGGCTTCCAAACAGGGAAAAGGTGTGGTGAATTACCAGTGGGAAAAACCAGGTTTTAACACGCCTCAAGCAAAAATCTCCTTTGTCGAAGCCTTTAAGCCATGGGGTTGGATCATTGGAACGGGTGTGTACGCTGATGATATTGATGCTTTGGTTGAGAAAGAGAAGCAAAAACTGGATGAGGCACTTTTGGAGATGGTGGTGCGCAACAGCCTGATTCTTTTGGTGGTCGTCATCTTTTTTTCACTTTTTTCACGCTATTTGAGTCAAAAACTCATTGGTCGTCGTATGGCGGATTTGAAGCGGTATGTGGAGGATTTTGGGCTTTATGTGACCAATAAAAAGAACGTGATCGATTTTCAGTTGGAAGATGCGTCGATGGATGAGATAGGCTCAACCATTCGCGTGATCGATAAGACGTTTAAAGATTTTGAAAAGCTTCGTTTGGATGATGTGCGTGTCGTGGGCGAGGTACTCATCATCTGCTCTAAAATGTCCAAAGGCTACATGGAGAACAAAACCTCGTATGTTTCATCAAACTTTTTGACCAATCGCCTCTCATACGAGATCGATGGGATGATTGCAAAAGTCAATGAAGTGATGGATGCAACACTGGTCTCTTTGAAAAATTTCCAAAAAGGGGATTTTAGCCAGCCGATTTCGATTCAAACCCATGGTGAGCTTCAAGAGTTGGTCGAAGGGGTGAATGCGCTAGGAAGTGCGCTCTCTTCGATGATCAGTGAAAATGCTGAACAGAGTGCAAAAATCCATGAGAATGCTAAGCATCTCGCAGATTCTGTTGCGACCATTAAAAATGAGCCTTTGAGCGATCTTAATCGCATTGTGAAAAAAACGACCATGTCGATGCAAGAGATGGGCTCGATTCAGCAACATCTTGCCGATACATTAAGCACGCTAACCCACAACGCGAAAGAGGCGAATGATATTTTAAATATGATTGGCGATATTGCCGATCAGACCAATTTGTTAGCCCTCAATGCTGCCATCGAAGCGGCGCGCGCAGGTGATCACGGGCGTGGGTTTGCCGTTGTTGCCGATAATATTCGTGAACTTGCCGATAAAACCAGCCACTCTTTGACGCAAATCCAAGCAACTATTGGGGTTATCGTGGGTGGCATCGTCGATAGCTCGGCTAAAATGAGTCACAACGCCAAAGAGATGAACAGCCTCACCAAAGATGTCGAAGAGATCGAAGAGAAGACCGGTGACATCTTAAACATCATGAGTAAATTGGGTTAA
- a CDS encoding FlxA-like family protein codes for MSTINTSYSSQVLVDQNTASSSSALLTSTNEEEEESTTSSSSLPVDTVEISDEAKALAATSSSSSTSTSEESSTESSTTSESESSSTQSGGASATSGTSSASTSSSDSIDAQIEALEKKIAALEKEIAAAQQKSSGDEKSTQDVQAKQAMVASYQAQISTLEAQAAETSA; via the coding sequence ATGAGCACCATTAACACATCGTATTCATCCCAAGTTCTGGTCGATCAAAATACCGCCAGTAGTAGTTCAGCACTCTTAACTTCAACGAATGAAGAAGAAGAGGAGAGTACAACCAGTTCGAGCAGTCTACCTGTAGACACCGTTGAAATTTCCGATGAAGCAAAAGCGTTAGCCGCAACTAGCAGTAGCAGCTCAACGAGCACCAGCGAAGAGAGTTCAACTGAAAGTTCAACAACGAGTGAAAGTGAAAGTAGTAGCACCCAAAGCGGGGGCGCAAGTGCCACTTCTGGAACCAGTAGTGCGTCAACAAGCAGCAGTGACAGCATTGATGCACAAATCGAAGCGTTAGAGAAAAAAATTGCTGCACTCGAAAAAGAGATCGCAGCGGCACAACAAAAATCAAGTGGTGACGAAAAGAGTACTCAAGATGTCCAGGCGAAACAAGCCATGGTCGCATCGTATCAAGCGCAAATTTCCACCCTTGAAGCGCAGGCCGCTGAAACATCTGCCTAA
- the dnaE gene encoding DNA polymerase III subunit alpha, with translation MSDTPYTHLHLHTEYSLLDGANKIGKLAKKLKSQGVTSVAITDHGNMFGAIDFYKTMRKEGIKPIIGMEAYIHNQDDIGDKTTKQRFHLCLYAKNEVGYKNLMYLSSMSYIKGFYYYPRINKQILKEHSEGLVCSGACLQGEVNWHLNLNNKRNVQFGAKGYERAKEIALEYKAIFGEDFYLEVMRHGIPDQHFIDDDILRISQETGIKLIATNDTHYLEQDNAEAHEAFMCIAMNKEFDDPNRLRHSVHEFYVKSPAQMSDLFADIPEAISNTQEIVDKCNLEIKLGDPTPPKFKFTKEYAAKEGLTFENDDDFFAYKSREGLEKRLLHVEPSKHEEYKARLEREIKIICDMKFPGYMLIVWDFIREAKERGVPVGPGRGSAAGSLVAFSLFITDIDPMPYNLLFERFLNPERISMPDIDIDFCQSRRGEIIDYVVEKYGRFNVAQVITFGKLLAKGVIRDVARVLAIPYAEADAMAKLIPDELGITLNGIGVEGEEGYKGGAYQKEPKLRELIESSPKMQRVWKFALALEGLNRNSGMHAAGVVISDEELWHKTPLYQPSGEDHLVTQYSLNYLEDVDLIKFDFLGLKTLTVIDNALKLIKLRYQKEIDFTTIDMNDPKVYELIQSGDTVGLFQIESSGMQSLNERLKPTNFEDLIAVLALYRPGPMESGMLDDFIDRKNGRKEISYFFDEFTEPLRPILEPTYGVIVYQEQVMQIVQSIGGFSLGEADLIRRAMGKKKIDYMKQKAEEFAQGAVDQGLDRAHAIELFGLIEKFAGYGFNKSHSAAYAMVTFETAYLKCYYPQEFMAALLTSEQDNTDKIVKYIDEVKRLGLKLLPPSIQHSLIEFSAITDGDGQEAILFGMGAIKGVGNAAISKILEAREGALFSDMSDFISRIDSSKVNKKVLESFIKSGSFDDFGYSRRALLEGIDSIIEASAECSRAKKMAEYSLFGDAEEMTTVHVSIENIPEFDNKRMLELEKETIGFYISGHPLDAFRAEIDEMSYTLSSEKDQIEDGSKALFIGKVEGITEKISKKGNKFGIISLMDFHGSMELTVFEKQLEALSRMDIEKPLCFKVDVSNDGQNTKMRVMKIMELSDAKKEKIETKVIEVPLDPKVLLIDLSDDSSKLEFLYQIVRESAGRRPLHLVITSKLQDVLIETGFGVDDSIDEKLAGMEFVKVVA, from the coding sequence ATGAGCGACACACCTTACACCCATTTACATTTACACACCGAATACTCCCTTTTGGATGGCGCCAATAAAATAGGCAAGCTTGCCAAAAAACTCAAATCCCAAGGCGTCACTTCGGTTGCGATAACCGATCATGGAAACATGTTTGGCGCGATTGATTTTTACAAAACGATGCGCAAAGAGGGCATTAAGCCCATCATTGGCATGGAAGCGTACATTCACAACCAAGATGACATCGGCGATAAAACGACCAAACAGCGTTTTCACCTCTGTTTGTATGCTAAAAATGAGGTCGGCTATAAAAATTTAATGTACCTCTCTTCGATGAGTTATATCAAAGGCTTTTACTACTATCCGCGCATTAACAAACAGATTTTAAAAGAGCATTCGGAAGGCTTGGTCTGCTCAGGGGCATGTCTGCAAGGTGAAGTCAACTGGCATCTCAATCTCAACAACAAACGCAACGTCCAATTTGGCGCGAAAGGGTATGAACGCGCTAAAGAAATAGCCCTTGAGTACAAAGCAATTTTTGGCGAGGACTTTTACTTAGAAGTGATGCGTCATGGCATTCCCGATCAACACTTTATCGACGATGACATTTTGCGTATCTCCCAAGAGACGGGCATCAAACTTATCGCCACCAACGACACCCACTACTTAGAGCAAGACAATGCCGAAGCGCACGAGGCGTTTATGTGTATCGCGATGAACAAAGAGTTTGATGATCCAAACCGTCTGCGCCACTCCGTGCATGAGTTTTATGTCAAATCACCCGCACAAATGAGCGACCTGTTTGCCGACATTCCTGAAGCGATTTCCAACACGCAAGAGATTGTCGATAAGTGCAATTTAGAGATTAAACTGGGCGATCCAACCCCTCCAAAATTTAAATTTACCAAAGAGTATGCCGCTAAAGAGGGGCTTACTTTTGAAAATGACGATGACTTCTTTGCCTATAAAAGTCGCGAAGGACTCGAAAAACGTCTTTTACATGTAGAGCCTAGCAAACACGAAGAGTACAAAGCAAGGCTTGAGCGCGAGATCAAAATCATCTGCGATATGAAGTTTCCGGGTTATATGCTCATCGTTTGGGATTTTATCCGTGAAGCCAAAGAGCGTGGTGTTCCTGTAGGCCCTGGGCGAGGTTCAGCCGCGGGAAGCTTGGTTGCCTTTTCGCTTTTTATCACCGACATCGACCCGATGCCATACAATCTGCTCTTCGAGCGATTTTTGAACCCTGAACGTATTAGTATGCCCGATATCGATATTGACTTTTGTCAAAGCAGACGGGGCGAAATCATTGACTATGTGGTCGAAAAATACGGTCGTTTCAACGTAGCGCAAGTCATCACCTTTGGTAAACTCTTAGCCAAGGGAGTCATTCGTGACGTGGCGCGCGTTTTGGCGATTCCTTACGCAGAAGCCGATGCGATGGCAAAACTGATTCCCGATGAGCTGGGCATTACACTCAACGGCATTGGCGTGGAGGGCGAAGAGGGCTACAAAGGTGGCGCGTACCAAAAAGAGCCGAAGCTTCGTGAACTCATCGAAAGCAGTCCAAAAATGCAACGTGTTTGGAAGTTTGCGTTAGCGCTTGAAGGACTGAACCGAAACTCAGGTATGCACGCCGCGGGTGTGGTCATCAGCGATGAAGAGTTGTGGCATAAAACACCCCTTTATCAGCCCTCTGGCGAAGATCATCTCGTCACGCAGTATTCGCTCAATTACCTTGAAGATGTGGACTTAATCAAGTTCGACTTCTTGGGTCTGAAGACCCTTACGGTGATTGATAATGCGCTTAAATTGATTAAGTTACGTTACCAAAAAGAGATTGATTTTACGACGATTGATATGAACGATCCCAAAGTGTATGAGTTGATTCAAAGTGGCGATACGGTGGGACTGTTTCAGATCGAATCCAGTGGTATGCAATCACTCAATGAACGCCTTAAACCGACCAACTTTGAAGATCTTATTGCGGTGTTGGCATTGTACCGTCCAGGTCCGATGGAATCAGGCATGTTGGATGACTTTATCGACCGTAAAAATGGTCGTAAAGAGATCAGCTATTTCTTTGATGAGTTTACAGAACCTCTTCGTCCGATCTTGGAGCCAACCTATGGGGTTATCGTTTACCAAGAACAGGTTATGCAGATCGTTCAATCCATCGGTGGGTTTAGCCTTGGCGAAGCGGATTTGATTCGTCGTGCGATGGGTAAGAAAAAGATCGACTACATGAAACAAAAAGCCGAAGAGTTCGCGCAAGGTGCTGTCGATCAAGGCTTAGATCGTGCGCACGCCATTGAGCTGTTTGGACTGATCGAAAAGTTTGCAGGATACGGTTTTAACAAATCGCACTCCGCGGCGTACGCGATGGTTACGTTTGAGACCGCGTATCTGAAATGCTACTATCCGCAAGAGTTTATGGCGGCACTTCTCACCTCAGAGCAAGACAACACCGATAAAATCGTGAAGTACATTGATGAGGTCAAACGTCTTGGACTCAAACTTTTACCACCCTCCATTCAGCACAGTTTGATTGAGTTTAGTGCGATTACCGATGGTGATGGGCAAGAGGCGATTCTCTTTGGTATGGGAGCGATCAAAGGGGTTGGCAATGCGGCGATCAGTAAGATTTTAGAAGCCAGAGAAGGGGCACTCTTTTCCGATATGAGCGATTTTATCTCCCGCATTGACAGCTCTAAAGTCAATAAAAAAGTGTTGGAGTCGTTCATCAAATCGGGCAGTTTTGATGATTTTGGCTACTCCAGACGCGCTCTTTTAGAGGGGATTGATAGCATCATTGAAGCGAGTGCTGAGTGCAGTCGTGCGAAAAAGATGGCGGAATACTCCTTATTTGGCGACGCCGAAGAGATGACAACCGTACATGTAAGCATCGAAAATATCCCCGAATTTGATAACAAACGTATGCTGGAACTGGAAAAAGAGACCATTGGTTTTTACATTTCAGGACATCCTCTTGATGCGTTTAGAGCCGAAATTGATGAGATGAGTTATACGCTTTCCAGTGAAAAAGATCAGATCGAAGATGGCAGTAAAGCGCTGTTTATCGGCAAAGTAGAAGGCATTACGGAGAAGATCAGCAAAAAAGGGAATAAATTTGGCATCATCTCGCTGATGGATTTTCACGGCTCGATGGAGCTCACGGTGTTTGAAAAGCAACTCGAAGCACTCTCACGAATGGACATTGAAAAACCGCTCTGCTTTAAAGTCGATGTGAGCAACGATGGGCAAAACACCAAAATGCGCGTCATGAAAATCATGGAACTCAGTGATGCTAAAAAAGAGAAGATCGAAACCAAAGTCATTGAAGTGCCACTTGATCCAAAGGTACTTTTGATTGATCTGAGTGATGATTCCAGCAAGCTGGAATTTTTATACCAAATCGTACGCGAGAGTGCAGGGCGCAGACCTTTGCATCTGGTCATTACCTCCAAGTTGCAAGATGTGCTCATCGAAACAGGTTTTGGCGTGGATGATAGCATCGACGAGAAACTAGCAGGAATGGAGTTTGTGAAGGTGGTTGCTTAA
- a CDS encoding sensor histidine kinase yields the protein MIDENLLNSLSAKEKELFKQGLEDLINQTYVIEDEYKKLNESYTTLQDFIRQIIEVQPNALWVFDNDGAIFLQNSEAKKMGAILEGLVLEEESEIDFEGRSYLIKGVTKSDKKIITATDITEGKRQERLVSMGQVAAHLSHEIRNPIGSVSLLASTLLKKVDPSVKPLVTEIKKAIWRVERIIKATLLFTKNVQINPSYFYLDRLIKECEQAISHYSYTKEVTFQFDLPHVEIKADFELLNLVIQNFIFNAIDAIEECEKESGLVSIAYVEDDAFILLHVKDDGKPIENKNILFEPFKTTKTKGNGLGLALSLQIIQAHGGKINLLEDPKGFEIKIGR from the coding sequence ATGATTGATGAAAATTTGCTCAACAGCCTCAGCGCTAAAGAAAAAGAGCTCTTTAAACAAGGGCTTGAAGATCTGATCAACCAAACGTATGTCATTGAAGATGAGTATAAAAAGCTTAACGAATCCTACACCACCTTGCAAGATTTTATTCGCCAGATCATCGAAGTACAGCCCAATGCGCTTTGGGTTTTTGACAATGATGGTGCTATCTTTTTGCAAAACAGCGAAGCGAAAAAAATGGGCGCGATCTTAGAAGGGTTGGTGCTTGAAGAGGAGAGTGAGATCGATTTTGAAGGGCGCTCTTACCTTATTAAAGGTGTCACCAAAAGCGATAAAAAGATCATCACTGCCACAGACATCACCGAGGGAAAACGCCAAGAGCGCTTGGTTTCCATGGGACAAGTCGCCGCGCACCTCTCACATGAAATCCGCAATCCCATCGGTTCGGTTTCGCTTCTCGCTTCCACGCTGCTTAAAAAGGTCGATCCGAGTGTGAAGCCTCTTGTGACCGAGATCAAAAAAGCGATTTGGCGGGTGGAACGCATTATCAAAGCAACCCTGCTTTTCACTAAAAATGTTCAGATCAACCCCAGCTATTTTTACCTTGATCGCTTAATTAAAGAGTGTGAACAAGCCATCTCGCACTACTCGTACACCAAAGAGGTTACCTTTCAGTTTGACCTGCCACACGTCGAGATCAAAGCCGATTTTGAGCTTCTCAATTTGGTCATTCAAAACTTCATTTTTAATGCCATCGATGCGATTGAAGAGTGTGAAAAAGAGAGTGGCTTAGTCAGCATCGCGTATGTGGAAGATGATGCGTTTATTCTTTTACATGTAAAGGATGATGGCAAGCCTATTGAAAATAAAAACATTCTTTTCGAACCCTTCAAAACGACCAAAACGAAGGGAAATGGGCTTGGACTGGCTCTTTCTTTGCAGATTATTCAAGCACATGGTGGTAAGATCAATTTACTCGAAGATCCTAAAGGTTTTGAAATTAAAATAGGACGCTAA